The Lepidochelys kempii isolate rLepKem1 chromosome 20, rLepKem1.hap2, whole genome shotgun sequence sequence GGAGCCCAGGGTTTCTGATCTGAAAGCCTCTCGTTCAATATCTGTTGGTGATTTAAATAGAATTGCTCAGACCTCTAACGCTTGGtactagaactggtcaaaaatggcATTTGACACTTGTTTTTGTCTTAAATTgggatgaaaaattgaaatttcatatttttctgcagaacagaaatgccaaaaaatgtcagtttggaaacaccgaaaaatctcattgaaacatttttgctttgataatgtagaaatatatttaaaattaatatgagAAAATCAGAGCAATAAACCAGGACTGTCCAAACAAAATAGGCCATTGCAAATTTGAATGATTTCAAACAATTTCTGGGGAAAATATCTTTATCGATACGGTcacatgaaacattttgactttgatGACCCAATGTTCTCAACCCGCTCTGTTTGGGACAGTCTCCCCAGGCAAAGGGAGGGTGTAATCCAGGctaacactcccccccccctctgCTGCAGGGGCTCAAAGTTTGCTACTGACCTCAAGCTGATGTACTGGTTCTTTAGCTCATGGTGTCTGATTCAGAAGTCAGGACAACCCAGCTGTGGGAGCAGTTTGCAAGAAATAGACGTTTGGAAATTCAACGTGTATCTGACTTACCTAAATAGTGAGTGGTCAGAAGGGAAGGAGATAACGTTGTGGTCTCCTTTTATGTACCTCTTTGTAGAGCTGtggaaagtaagaaaaatccatcTGTGAATGTACTAACTGTGCAAAACAGCCATTCAACCCTCACTCCTTGGTATACTGCATTATTAAAGAgcagaagaaattattttttatttatgccTTATCTTTCCCTTCTGCCCGATCTTTTGGAAACTCTTCCCCCTTAAAAACTGCCCCTCATTGACTTCTGTTCTACCGGTTCTGATTCTTCCAGCCAAGACACCTGTGCCCATGTGCTTgccccccccacagctgcccaggccGCTTTGGAGCATTGCCATTTGGGTGATCAGAGGGGGATTCTGGTACCCTCAGAGGCCCTGTCTctatgctatgtctacactgcagctgggaacagcaggcctTCCAGCCTGGGTAGACGGTCATGTACTacctctgctcaagctagtgtggAGATtatggcctgggccagccacctAAAACACACCCAGGGGGTCAGATGGGCTTGTATTTAGGCAACTATTTTCAGTGCAGTAGCTCGAAGAGAGCTAGCCATGTCTGTCTGCCTGGCCTAGGAGGCATACCCCAGAGTTTGTCCTAAAGAACCCAGCCTTGACTCCTCTCTGTGGGAATCTGACCCACTCCCCATCCCGCAAGAAAATTTCCAATGAAAATTTTGACAAATGAAGagaggtggctttttttttttaaattaaacatttctaCAGAATCTTCAAATTTTGTTGGGTGGAAATTTTGAACCCTGAAAAATGGGCCACCAACGGATCCATTTTCTGGTTTGGGCCAAACTATTTTGGTTTTTGGCCAAACTATTTCGGTTGGTGGGTGTTCTGGCTTTTTGACAAAAGATCAAAATCTCCCACAGAAAGCCAATACTTGtatgaaaaaattcattttgtcaAAACCCCCAATTTTCCACTGTGAAACAGCTTTGACGGAAATCTTTCGAGCAGTCCGAGGCTGTCCCCTTCCAATCCTTGAGTCACTCAGTTCTCAGGAGTCTGCCGAGAACCGTGTCCCTGTTCTTCCATTTCCAGCCATATTCCGCTTGCATACCTGTAACGTTTCGTGTTGATAAGCCAGTGCACAAAGTCCTTGGCCTTCATCTTGTCCAAATATCTGGTAAAATCACTGGTGAAGGTGCCTTCGGAATGCCTCTTGATGTTGGAAGTAAAACTCCGAGCGCTTTTCGATTCGAAAGATTGCCATCTGTtcgggagagagggatggggaaaagTTAAGGAGGGTGTTGGGATGGGATGGGTACGGGGTCCTGTGGATAGCACACCGTAGTGGCAGTTGGCAGGCATGAATTCTGTTCCTGCCCTTGCTGCTGACTTGCTATGGCAATGTAACTGTATGTAAGTCACATCCCTTTCATCCTGTGTGTGTTTAGACTAAGTTCTTCAGGGCCCAGACAATCTCTTTCTGGATAGTATCTAGTgtaacagggccctgatcttggtctGAGCCTGTAGGTGCTACCATAAAACCAAAACATACATTTCCTTACATAGAGCTACACTATATACAATTAATAATACCTCACTCTTCTTTAGTGCGTCtactgtagatctcaaagtgctttacaaagggagTCGGCATCATAtccacattttatagatggggaaactgagccatggggcagtgaaatgatttgcccaaggtcacccagtaaaccagtggcagagctaggagcaACCCAGCTGtggaggggttgcaagttcttttggagggtaggattaaaattcgaaatggtctgaagtaaataggatgaaattcaataaggacaaatgcaaaggactccacttaggaaggaacaatcagctgtgcacatacaaaatgggaaatgactgcctaggaaggagtactgcagaaagggatctgggggtcatagaggatcacaagctaaatgagtctTTGTAACATGgttgccaaaaaaacaaacatcattctgggatgtattagcaggacaggagtgttgtaagtaagacatgaaaagtaattcttccgctctgattaggcctcagctggagtatggtgtccagttctgggtgacacatttcaggaaagaggtggacaaactggaaaaagtccagagaagagcaaccaaaatgattaaaggtttagaaaacacaacctatgagggaagattgaaacaaatgggtttgtttagtctggaatagactgaggggggacacaacagttttcaagtacataaaaggttgttacaaggaggagggagagaaactattgtccttaacctctgaggatagaacaagaagcaatgggcttaaattgcagcacggGAGGTTTAGGGTCAGACCTTAGGAAAAACGTCCTGTGaggatagttaaacactggaataaattgcctagggacaCTGTGAAATCTCtaactggagatttttaagagcaggtgagaaaaccacctgtcagggatggtctatataatacttagtcctgccaggagtgcaggggactggactagatgacctcttgaggttccttccagtcctatgattctatgatcaccagGGCTCCTAGACGATACTGCAATGCATAATGACATGGTCCATATTCTGTGCTGCTTTCCTAATACACCTCACCATCTTATTCACTTTTTCATCTGCTGCACATTGTAATATGCTGTACCATCACCTGGCAGCAACGCCaaataaaacagaaagaaaaggaggacttgtggcaccttagagactaaccaatttatttgagcataagctttcgtgagctacagcatccgatgcagtgattggttagtctctaaggtgccacaagtactccttttctttttgcaaatacagactaacacggctgttactctgaaacctgtcaaataaaaCAGAGTAATTGACATTGTTAAGCTGTATCTGATGGtagcatttctgatatctccaCCTACTTCAGCCCAGTACCACCAACCCATGGTGTACTTGTCAGTCTCAAATGCACCTTACCTAGACTCATCGGACAAATCTTTGAGGACAATCTGCCAGCTGGCTGGGATCAACACCGCAATTACTAGTCCATATAGGTAGAGCCACTGTAGGCTTTTCATTTGGCCTTCTGTACAAGAAATAACACCCGACGTTACAATTTGCCAACAAATTAAAGCCAGCCTTAGCTGGATGAATCACAACACAAGTAATTTTAAACTGCATTTCCAGCATTTTGATGGGTAGAAAATTAGATCCTAGGACCTGGTTGCCTATAGGCATATATAATCAAAAGTACATGATTACAAGAAAACAGCTGTATATTTCAAAGACTCGTTTAATGGTAATAAACCTTACCCTGCACTCCTGTCTATATGGTCCCCATTACCACAGCAGCTGAGCACCTtacaatctttagtgtattttatttatatatatctaCACACCCTTTAGAAGGTCTAATTAATAATGGTTCAAAGGTTTGaaatcaggggtgctggaacaatttttatagtggggatgctgagagtcattgaatcAAATTATAAACCCAGTAGatgatggaatccacttcaagccaggaggcaTAGCAGTGTCCCCTACGCCCCTAGTTCTAGCCCCAATGTTTGAAATTGCTCATTATCCCCATATCTTCCTTTAGCTGGTCACTTCTAGGACAGTGACACATTACTGAAGCAAGTAAATCAGACTGTTTCCTGAGAAGGTTAGTCAAAATCCAAatgattatttaattttttaaaaaaaaatctccctagTTTTATGAATAATTTAGAATTTCTAACCCTTTCCCTACCATCAGATACATCACCCTGACTTCACTTCTTCAAAGCGCTGAAACTGGATACTAGGAAGGGGGAAAAGGCTTACCTTGCACAAGAACCAATGTTCTCCTAAAATCAGAATCTTGTTTTCCTTGTGCAAACCGGTTGTGGCTAAACTCTGCTCCTCACCAGTGCTTTTAAGCTTGTTAGCAGGATGCTAAAAGATGACAGGTGGGTCACCGGTACTCTGGTTTTTAGTTCCATGGGTCGTTATGAATCAttacatgtgtttttttttttttaagtgggtcTATTGCAAAACCTACAGTTGCCGCATTTTTCAACGTCCGCCTTCAGCaacttgttttttacagtgctcGGACCAATCAACCTACCTATCAATTTTTCCCTTGTAGATAAACTGGTCCCTTATTGCCACAACACATCCTATGTGGAGAAATGATTTCTGAGCCTGCAGGGTTTCTGTTCCAAACACCTTTCTGCTCAAGTGAAAAGAAAAGAGCGAGAGTGCCAAATAAACCCACCCCATTTTGGGACAAAAATACTTAAATAGACAATCTTCCTTGATCTCTGGAAGATCAGCCATGAATCTCAAATAACTTAACAGGGATTCGATACGTGTTGGGGTCCTGGCTCACAAGCTTGCCTCCTAGGTTCTCTTGCAATATAAATGAATAAGGAATCTCACTGTCGTATAACGACTTACTTAAATTATGGTCCTGGATCGAACTTGTCTACTGAGGATAAACTTTCCATCCCAAGCCCTATTTTGGCCACTTCTAACTTCCCCTGAAACAACAGGCTAGATGCTcggctggtgtaaactggcatcgCTCTGATCTTGATGGAGCGAAGCCGATTCaaattagctgaggatctggtcccactTTTGATTTGGTGCTTGTTCTCAGACCAGCTCTGGGGAGTATTTTGGAGTTGATCTGACCAACTTGTTTTGATAGCTGTGTCCTGGGGAAAGGACACAGTGTTTTTTCCTTCTGTGAAAATTGTTCTAATCATTTCTATATCACTGAAGCTAGAGAAGGAAAACTACTTAAgagtcatccagtccagccccctgccagggcACTATTATCCAATATGGCCTCTGCCCCAGTGCTCCCTGCCAATGCGTGAATGCCACACTAGTCTTTGCAGTGAAGAATTCTGCACAGGTTTGCTGCAAGTCCTTTTAACTCCCTCCAGCAAGAAATCCATTCAGGCTGGAAGGTGACTGGGAGCAACTTTACACCCTCTCCTCAGCCCTACTGTGGAGGAATCATGCTGTCAGGTTATTCACCCCCTACCCAGGAGTCAAGGGAGCTGCGGGGAGATACTTTATGCCTAGGGCACAGGTAATTGTCAGTGCTTTTATTGCATCCATTGTTGCCATTTGTAGGAGCTGTCCACTGGCTTTGGAGGGAGTGAGGCAGCTGCAGGTTTGCTCTTGGGGAAAGCAGGGCTGAGAGACCTGTCTCTGAGAGTTTTCAGGTCTAGCATTAAACACTGGTGGACAATTTCTGTTGCCTGGAACTGTTGGAGATTTCCCATCACCCCTGTGAGCTAGGTTAGCCTGGGACTCTACACACTCTTTCCCTAAGACCTGGGCCTGTCGGCGGCCCTTTTTGTCTCATTCCCCTGATCTTCCAGTCTCATGTTGATTACAATGCTATTCTGGAGCAAATGTTTGAATGGCGGAACTCCAGTGGGAATTAGAATTTTCACCACCTGTTTAGAACTGTGTAAACTGGAGTCCAACTTTATTGGTCCTCCAAATCTATGGACAATGTTACATACCTTTTTTTTAACAATAGGTTATGCTCTTTAGATAAACTACTGGCATTTAATCATGTGTGGAATCGGCCAgaattttttggctgaaactttcttTTGCCCCCTTCCTCTTCCCAAAAAGCAGATTTGGCAATACAGAAATGTCTTGTGAATTTTTGTTGACTTTTGCCAGATTGTTGGTATTTGCTGACTTTTGGGGGGGCTGATTGTTCattgcaggaaaaacaaacaaaagcatcatTACAAATGGCCAAAATTGAAACAAGATGGTTTGATATTGTtgcaacaaaacatttcatttgaccagaaacaaagtttttttttttttccttgtctttGACTTGCCAGAAATTATATTTTCCTTGTTGGTCTGACCCTAAATCTATAATTTTTTCCACCCCAACTACTCAGAATTGCCAAACAAACTGATTCCTTTGAGTAAGCAGGAATTTCAAAGTTTATCAAGAAAACTATTAAAAGAGAAACAGCAAGAATTATGGACCAaggagggaagaggaagaagataCTATGAAGTATGCCCTCCAAAACAGAGGGTAATGTGCTACTCTAAAGCTCTGACAGGATGTGAATCTACTATATACATCAAGGTGCACTCGGAGACTTTATGTGCACCGTAGCAGTGTCCACACCGGATGTTACAAGCTAgggtgctgtagattcacacaaTGGCTTGCCGTGCAGTAACTTTCCATGTAGACAACTCATTAGTATAaatgagattagaatctggccctaggaGTTTGaccatttacttcactgggaacagccctgagcacttttgaaaatttcctaCTTCCTGTTCTGTTGCAGGATTGATTCATTCTTCTTCTTCTCAGACTGCTTAACCCAGTCTGATTCCTATAACTTTTGGTATTGACGCAGACGCAATGGCTCCACTTTTTAACTTCTCTGCTGTTTACATTCTTCACGCTTTTCAGTCTCGGAACAGTCCTATTGCAGCCAAGTAATTATCTTTCCACCTAAGAGGGTTTTTTAATATCACTGTCCAAATATCACTGTGGTTCAAATGGGTGCTGGACTAGAAGAGCCTTCTGCTAATTAGGTATAATCATGGTTTTAAAAGAAAGCTTTTGACATCACAAAAGCAAGGCAATAATAGATTAATTAGCTCAACCTTTGGAAAACAGGTCCAAATTGTACTGCTCTCTAGCACGTCACTCCATATTACCTGTTTATTAGTGCTATCCAATTTAGTTTGCAGGGACATTGTTATGATATAGTGTAATGATCTCATGACCTTGTAAGGAACTCCAGACATCAGCTGTGACAGCTActagggatggggaggggggatccAGTTTCAACCAGTATATCTAAAAATATGAAGTTTCATCATGATTCTTATAGCTGCAGAATGAGATGAACACTCCAGTAATGATCAAAAATGTGAATTTTACTGTAACAAAAAAGATTTGCATGAGCTACAAAAACTCCACACTCAACCGTTCAGGATATACTGATTTATGGGTGAACATTGTCCAAGGGGTGCCGTTTTTAAAGAATTTCCTGAAAGGCATCAATCCATGAAGAAAATGGCTTGGATCCAAAATGAACAGTTAGCCCTGAGACAAAATAGGTGGCTCTTAACACAGTTGTGTTTGAAATCTGAGCCCTTCCTTTCCTGGCGGGGAAGCATTTTGTTCTTCTAAGGGATCTGCCAAGCTCTGGAAAAGATTAACATTTGACATCTGGGCATAACTGACAATTCATGTTtctgctgggggcggggtgggaacCATTGTACTGGTGCCAGGAATAGCAATTGTAGAGAAAGTCCTGCCCAGGAGCGCTGTGATGGAGGTTCATAGTAGCTGTGTGGGAATGGAGCATGCTCTGTGCCAGATGGAATCATCATAAACTGTAGCTGCTGAGCACCAACAAGTTtctattgagcatgtgcaaactgaatttttttccaaCGGCTTATCCCTTGGTTAGATTTGGGCGGCTTTCCCAGTGGGACAGCAAAAGACACATTCCGGACACAGAGGCCACTCCCTTGCCTGTCAGAGGTTGATTAGGGCTCTAAAGGTGGCCAGGCTCTGCCAGCCACATCTTTGCTGGCTCAGCTGCCACACCCCTAGATGATATCAGTTAGAGGGGTTGCATGAATTAATAGGCTCAGCTAAaaggaggctgggttggggggagagggataggtcagtggtttgagcattggtctgataaacccagggttgtgagttcaatccttgagccatttagggatctggggaaaaaattggggattggtcctgctttgagcagggggttggactagatgacctcctgaggtcccttccaaccctgatattctgtgattgtaCAGAGAGCGCTCAGTGGCAAGGAAGGAAGCAGCAGAGAGCAGCAAAAGGCCTGTCAGATAAGTCGGGGGAGCAAGGTGTGGTCCAGGAAGCCCAGACAGACTGAACTAGGTTAGCCCTTGAAAGCCGCTGGGCTATGACGGGTGGGAAGCAATGGGTGCCCATTGCATGTTGACTAAATTTGGACTCTCCATGGGGAAGAAACCAGAGAGTCAGCAGTCTGGCAAAAGGACTTTGCTTTGAGCCCCGGCAGGGCAGGAGATTATTTTGGTCTGTGTTGGACATGAAGATTCTTTTGTTGGAGCTTTTATTTACTGCCCCTGAAACCCAGGAGGGGGAGCAAACTGAGCTTgatttggctggagggccaaCATGCCAGAACAGGCCACTGAGAGCCAAAGGAGGAGATGAGGGACGTTGTAATACTGCATTCTGCTGCCAGGGGACGTGCAGGTGGTGACTTCTCTCATTGtattgccaaatttcaagcccttgctccaaagcatggagggaCTGGAGCTTCTTGACTCAACAGTTGTAAAAAAGCATTTTTACCATGGGTGAATTAATGTAACTTTCCCTGACCTCATCCTGGGAAACATCTGAAGTGTGGTAgtttgaaactttaaaaaaaaaaaaaaaaattcagcttgagGCAGACACCCGGTCTGGAAAAACTTCAGCCAAACTGATTAAAAcgtggcaaagttataagccattgaaaatagggtcttatggTGGAAAGTGTTGGGCTAACTTAACTGTAGATGTCGTCAGCTGTGCTGGCTAGAATAGTAAGGAACCTTGGCACATGCACGCTTGGAAGGgagtcatagaatattagggttggaagagacctcaggaggtcacctagtccaaccccctgcagggCTCTGAGATCATGATATGGAGTGGAGAAGGGAACATATGTGGTATTGCTAACCCCCaacattcagaaatcatgagtttGCTTTAAACGAATCCTTAGATTTAAATATCTATATTTCAGGGGTTCATTTTGTTTGGCGGCTGGTTTCTGAGACTTGAAGGTAAATCATAATAATAAGGTGCACTCAGGTCACGTTTTCAGTCTTTGCTGTTGCTGGGGCTAGAAACTAGCTTTTAGTCtttcaaaggaaagctgagaGTCCCACCAAATCCCATGGCTCTGGGAGGTGGCGCTTTAAGTAAAACACCACatattgtgagactcatgagCAAACTGTGAGAGTTAGCAACACCGGGGAGAGACACATTTACGGGAGGGGAGGAGCTATTTCACAGATAATGAATGTTTCCATGAAGAAGATCCTTCTTCCAGCCCATACGTAGTCTAATTTTTGGAGGGTTGCGGTGCCATCTTCTTTCACCACAGGGTGTCTCCCCAGCACAGCAGTAATACAGAGCAGGCATGGATTGGTTCTAAACACTGGGAAACACGCTCCCTTTCAGAGCCAGGAATCCTGATCCCTGGTCTCCTGCTCTAAATACTAGATCCCAAacctgggaatggaacccaggactcctgattcCTAGTTCCCCCATAACCGTTAGAGCACATGACCCCTGCTTGTACCTTTTATTGTATATCCTAGAGTACGTGTAACTAAATGGTGCAGACCCCTCTGAGTGCCAGCCTACTGTTTCTGCATGTGCCAACTGAGATTGAAACCGGGCCTTCTCCCAGCCTGTCTTGTCTGAACAGATCAGAGGTGTGCTGAATGGTTCAGCCCAGATCTCACCTGCCCAGCCTGCTGTAAGGATCCCAGACATGTTCATTGCAGGGCATTTGCAGCAGGTAGAGAGACACGACTGTGGCTCTTGGCTGCCTCGCTTCGTTGCAGGCCCTGGTTGCTGTCTGTTTTCCTGAGAGTCTGTTCAGTGGCGAAGCCTTCCAGTGGTGACCTCTTCGGCAGGAGGAGGGGTTGCGTGCTGTATGTTATGACTGATGTATGTAGATTCTGTCAGCGCTAGTCTGTCCTGTGTGCTTCATCTGTGCCTTTCCCTTGCGGGGCTGTACTGCCTCTGATAACTTGGTCTCAGTGACGGGGGAGGAACCTTTCCCCTCAATCCTCAGATGAGAGCAGGTGATGGGGACTGGCAGTAGAaggtagagaggaaggatggcctactGGTTAGGGTACTATCTTatcacttaggctatgtctaaacTGTAATTGTAGATGGAtccgagctagctttgatctagctagctcaggtatcgATAGTGGTGAAGGTACTAAAGCATGAATCAGCCACCCCCTTGTGTCCCCAGCCTGAGGCCCaggctgccacagcttcactgctcttGGTACCCGAGTTAGCTAGAGTAAAGCTAGCTTCGCTATGTCTACATGTGCGGCAATTACAACTGGATATCTAGGTTTGATAGCCAGCACATTGCCATAGCAGTGAACTGGTGCCGGTCCTCCAGACCCCCGGTGAAATAAAGGGACACTTGGATATGATGAGCTCCATCCTCTATGCCTGGCAACCACCGTCGCATATGGGGGTCTGGCTCATTTTCCATTGGAAGAGGGCGTGTCCACATCTCCCATGAGTTGTCCTGGTGCGATTCAATCTGCACCAGTCTCTCCGACATAAATCGAAACCCACTGGTTCCTCGACAAGGTCAACGACGAACTGTTTGTTTTTGATAGGGtagccaaccctccaggattggcctggaggcTGTCGGAATCGGCATCGATCTcctggtgactattgaaagcaatccgggagattttaataggatattttaagaaaatgacattgtcatgttggggggaggggggaaacatcTCCCgcaatagcttcagtcagagttggcaatgCTAGTTTTTGAGCAGTCAAAACGCTGCATGTGACTCTCCATTGAGCCTCGGCGTCAAAGTTGAGTGTAAAGGTCTCCATGTGGTTCCATAGAG is a genomic window containing:
- the LOC140901036 gene encoding exendin-3-like; amino-acid sequence: MKSLQWLYLYGLVIAVLIPASWQIVLKDLSDESRWQSFESKSARSFTSNIKRHSEGTFTSDFTRYLDKMKAKDFVHWLINTKRYRWLAQAIISTLA